Sequence from the Magallana gigas chromosome 4, xbMagGiga1.1, whole genome shotgun sequence genome:
tttaaacaaacaatcaTCTTCTTGTTTTAGCATTTACATGCATGGTTTGTCACTGCCATATCATGGTTGGAATAAAAGTGCCAAGCCTCTGTACCACCAGTTTACATTATGTTTATATACCACATAATtcaaagaaatgtaaatattgatagaATCATATTACTGAAATCATTCAGTGCACTGCcagtctgattaaaattttgcaaatctTCCAACTGCACCTCAAATCTGATGGTCACACCCATTAGAATTTAGAAACTACAAGGTTTCATGCCTTCgtgtagaaaaaataattaaccaaATGCATCATATACAGATTATGAAATGGAgagcaaaaattttaatttttaaaaaaatatctttaaatttaaaaaacctcagaatttaacaaatttcatttgatgctgtgttgaatatttaaaagtaaTTGTTTTCATTGATTGCCTTTGATTTGCATAATCATCATGCATAAAATATGTACCGTAGTAATAGGTACATGCTTATTATTACAGTATatacaataacttcaatatataaatttaactccataccaagtttttttttttatctagagGTCGATCTTTTCCCCAAAAAATGATAATAGTGAGGGCAACATTGTTACATCTATTCATATAATTACATTATAAGTTACATAATAAGACATATTTACAATGACCTTTTCCTTCACACTCtgaatatgtatataaataatatgcagatcaaatgaaaattgtttCCCAATTCCTTCATTCTCAGCACAGTGaattaattttctgatgataAATCATAAAGAACACACAAAACTTGGCCAATCTTCATCACCTCAGAAACAGGAGATAGAAGGCCATTAATATACAAGTCAGTGCCACAGGCATATGGAGTCGAGTCCCAATCACAGACgctacaaaaaacaaaacagggatagggtcaaatatcaaaattataaaatgtatgtCACTGTTGAAAGTTCTCTGTTGAACACTAACTTAAAGGAATGTTTCAAACAAGTATTTTCACCTTTGATTacatttgaatcaaaatttctaATGAAAATTTCAGACCTCTTAAtcattgaaaataatgttaatatACTTCAAAATTCAAGTGGCTAGTTTTGGGGTTTTGTCTCAACATGGATAGTGTGTATGTACTGATATTTGCTATAGACTAGAAAACAAGGTTTGAAGTATAATATGGGTAGTGCCCCTAACCTATGATTCCTCAATACCATGCTCACCTTTGTAAAATACACCAAAAAATCCCTTTTTCTCAGATAAAAACCACTGTTTGAGTCGTGGAACTCTTCTCATATATGCACATGTGCATATCACCAACAGACTAAAAACGATGATCCCCTCAAAAGAATATGCTgcaagataaaaatatataattcaaaagTTTTCAGGGTAAAGCAATGTAAAGGGCATGGCAAACTTTACTGTATCATATATAATCTCAAAAGTGATCCCCTCAAAAATACAAgctgaaaaaaaagatgaaaaaaaaaatataagaattatGTTTTCAAGGTAAAGACAAAGCCTACAATGCTATATAAGGATGCAAAGTTGAGTGTTTTTTGTACATCTGGACCAGAAACGAAAGTTTCCTAAAAATTCTGACTAGGAAGCAAAAGTTTGATCCTTAATTGAGTGAACGGGGatttatttctgaaatttcTTACCGTTCGTCATTATGTTCGATTGTTTATCgtttatcaatcaatcattCGAAGGGACTAAATCAGAACACACAAAATAAATAAGGATTGAACAAGTTCTACCGTGGTATTTTTTAAAGCGGAAGTGATGTTTGATCACTAAATTAAAAGTTGATACGTTTGTGTCAATTCCGGaaaaaattgagagagagagagagagagagagagagagagagagagagagagcacataAGAAGTTGCATAAGTTATAATGAAAATTGGACTCACAGATTGGACTCACATACCATATTACGATACAATCTCAACAAAAATGTTTTCCTATACATTACGGGTTTATGGGAGCGCTTTCTTGGGTGTGATTCATGCCTGTTTGGCCATTTCAttgcaaatatttaaattatttttaatttaacccGGTCCTATGAATCACCAAAGGAActttttgtttacacataatTTCCTTCCCTTCCCTCTTtgaacctttttttaaaattatctacaaTAAAAAACTTGATGTAACTaattatcaatacatgtacataaagcaTGCAGAGACACATATACCATGTATGTAACATGCATAAAGTGAGTATAACCCGTGCATAAATATGTCGGATCCAAAcgttgctacatgtatatcttccACAATTTTGATTTACAAGCATCTGCCATTCGTTATCTATTATTACttccaacaacaaaaaaactgtTTTCCTAATGCACGTGactgcaattacatgtattttttttttttaagaaaaagagttataacgtggttttttttcctgtgattaaaatgcatgttttaaagaaaacattttatacgtttttatttgcattttccaGTGTCTGTGTCGATCTGAGATAACACTATacgaattgattttgtaatacgtttaatacatTTCAGCATTAATGAtcttaatttaatatttaatcgtgaaattattgaaaactatATAAATAAGAGTAATTAATgaaaaggaatcattctttgaatattatgaggtgatcaaatgcGACCTGGCATGTCCAATTCTAtcaccccccctcccccattgcAGGTCTTAAAGAACTGTAGATTTGTAAAACATATATACCAGCAATTGAAAGAAACAAtgaatataaagaggatgggggaataagatgccgcaaatgcccattcggtttagttgtaaaatacaattttgaatttatttttttcaattaaatctattcaaatatactactatacaagtttacaaaagcacgatttctaaatatattcagtttttaatacttttaacaaaagataagaaaaaaaatattgccggTATCAAACCCAtgacataaaaaccctagatatattaTTAGGTTAGCTTAAGTCAGGTACACTAACCACttagccatttcagacacaacaaagtaccgtgtttaaatattatgtgtgactttgaccacgaatttacggacttgtattattttttcaaaacgttcaattgttgggatacaaaatgataaatttaatgtatagtgggtcatctctccacgtttttgttgattgaaatcggtttgttttccaatagaccttattaagactatgagaaaaatattgaacacagacccactctataaaagtaaatgccttgaagttctaaaaaaatgacagtatttgcaggttttgatacgtacaagcctgtttgagtcaacaaaTTCCAAGTATTGGacatacgagggtcaatcaaaaaatacgaagacttttgtcatagctatgttactgaacgtcatatcattactaaatttggtagacataattaagcaatagtttcaaacaacatacaagaaaaaaagttaataaattccttattttctaagaattatttagaatctaatcctgcaaaattgaggtcacggcgcacggtcaaaatttgtgttatgtcaacaataaaccatataatgttgaaagtaatatctctataaattgggcttaaaaccaaataatattgaaacctcaaattaagttttgtcttaaagtaaccttaagtttccgcagagtttccaaagggtttccgcagcgctgaaaccagatatttcatccagtgcttggtattctatgttccaaataatgacaggatatattgttttgtcgaacagatattagttactaaagacagatagtcttctttagaattgactaaaaacatcgacgtcgccggacgtcacggcgcaacgagaggtacaaacaaaatggatttaacccAGGAAAAAGCCGacacaagctgtgaaaatgctcaatggtgcaaaaaatatagctcaacaattattttcaagcttgtgtttaactgtaatacattttgtgggggtggtggtaattgtattttgaatataaaacagtcaaaatgAGAGTAGAATATTTgttcaaaaaataagtaacgtcaaccaacgttcagggttatccttattgtaaactaagagatacacggttagaaaatgaaaagtttgaagaactaacttatgattctcgagcaaatgtgtgtaaataagatgttaagtgatTCAGTGCaaatttaaattgtaaggagaaaggcacaagagactaagcgtgatataaagatggggtatatctataaactgtgcgtgtttaatcttgacgtcatgttttgaacgttaccgtgcgcggtggtgacaaaacatgttgtttttaaaaaggggtaacaaaaataccgtttcatcaaatggacttaaacttcgcatatcaataacgtaagtgttggtgcacagattaatctgttaagtatgactttcatgaaaaatacatgatagacagccacattgtcttcgtattttttgattgaccctcgcatatataggttaaaaatcaatgatatgttaaacatgttaaatatatattgctttaaatgattttttttaaagtatcacatttattgatattttaatttttcagtagcttgtccgaccgtgtatgggcattttatacgccttatccacccatctacTTAGCATTCTTGTCAAGTGTTAGAGCAacatttaaagattaaaaaagtctCGGGAACACTGCATATGAGTCCGTGAAGAACTCGAACACCCCCATCACGCTGTTAGGTGCATGCTGAAAAGTTTGAtatgcgccgtggtgacaaaacatgttgtttttaaaaaggggtaacaaaaataccgtttcatcaaatggactaaaacttcgcatatcaataacgtaagtgttggtgcacgtacagattaatctgttaagtatgactttcatgaaaaatacatgatagacagccacattgtcttcgtattttttgattgaccctcgcatgtataggttaaaaatcaatgatatgttaaacatgttaaatactagtatatattgctttaaatgattttttttaaagtatcacatttattgatattttaatttttcagtagcttgtccgaccgtgtatgggcattttacacgccttatccacccatctacTTAGCATTCTTGTCAAGTGTTAGAGCAacatttaaagattaaaaaagtctCGGGAACACTGCATATGAGTCCGTGAAGAACTCGAACACCCCCATCACGCTGTTAGGTGCATGCTGAAAAGTTTGATATGATTTAATGGacgaaaaagaaatttaatgaaatacacATACTAGGTTTGAGTCAATAATGCATTgaaatgcaatatatatatatataatattgcgacctaaatatgtcattttattGCGTTTTCCGGAAACTGAATGTTTTTACCGAATGTTTTGGAATTATGTTTTTCAAGCTTCCGGTACACATGTTGCCGGTGAGGAAACGAGTGATGCAACCTTTATGAAAGTTTTTACCTTGCAAAGAGCCGTTTTCTTTGAATTCGCGGTTAGCAATAATATTTCTGGGTATGTATAAGTAACTGAATCGggattttgaactttgaactttAAGATAGGAATCGCACATATAAACAATATGGAAAATTCTCTCTGTTGAACAGTTGAAGTTATGTTTGTTAATAAGATTCTACTTTCTGTTTAACGCTTTCATTGATCAAATCATCATGTTTGGGCTCGACAAAACAGACGCATTCAAAGatcataaatgttttattttgtcattgTTCAATTGAATTGTGAActgtgttaattttcatttaacaatatcCTGTTTTTGCTTAATTTAATTAAGGTATCAGAATCTAGTAAACAAACTGAGGAGTGTATAATAGTTTAAGCCCCAGTTTattgaaatgttattttttttaaattattattattttttgaaggtcTTAAGTGTGTAAAATACATGCAAGATGAGTCAATCTCTGCCAACAACAAACATCAGTTTTCCTAATGAGGAGGAAAAAATCCTGAAATACTGGAAAGAAATAGATGCCTTCCGTTCATCATTAAAGCAATCAAAAGGCAAACCAAGGTAGGTGAGACCGATGTATACAGCTGATCCACATTTACAGGGATGTGATGTTTCTGTGGAAACAAAGACTTCCACAGATATGAGTCAAAATGGTCATTTTGAGATCATTGCAAACCCTGACTGATTTTATTTGCTCCTTTTTCTTGTACTACCAATCACATTCCTACATTTAGTTATAGAGTATTAggcattttgtaaatatatttttttttatttcattggatTCTTCAGGGCTTCCCATGTTAATGAATAGGGTCCCTGAACTGCCCCATTCCCAATGCTAAAAAGGTACCTTTTTAACATTATTCTGTATGGTGTTATCTTCAATTAATTATCAAAGGTActgattaaaatatgatatgaacTTTATAAAGGCAATTtatggtttttaatttttgatttattttggtaGTAGTTGTatagtacatttattttgtaaactttcCCAATATGCAACTGATTGTCAAACATTTTAACGGATCCTTGcccttgacccccccccccccccccccaaaaaaaaagagttaaatATAAGTGTGTAATTAATTTCAATCTGAGAATACACCAGTCCTGTCACATGTTTTTGAAGATGATATGGCTTTGTGATTTTGAAATCTGAGTGGTGCATTGAAAACATGGTGAATGGgggatttaaatttaataaaaagcaAACAATACTGGCACTGGGCTGCTTGGTAAGTCAGTGATCACCACATGTATTGGGTAATGGATATTAGCAAAACACTTCTTTGTCATTGTCAAATTTTAAGTGTAAAATTAAATAGATGCAATGCACATGTATTTGGtgctaaaaaaatcaataaagaaTTTCTTGTTATCTAGCTGACATGCACTTATTTAAGAGCTCCAGTAAATTGGTAACTGAAAAATGTTGGTGATTTAAATTGAGTTAAAGCTTTCAAGAAGGAGtctattaataaaataaaagttatattcTTGCACATCTTATAGATGCCACATGATAAAAGAAGTAATTCATTTAAAGTTATTGCAATTAACAACATATTAAACAGCTGTTAAACTtgtaatattcataaatatgtacatttatagtAGTACGGTAACCATTTTACCTTTTTCAACACTGAATGAAATGTAAAGAAagtttttatcaatatgtttatctatTCCATTCCCGAACCAATTTAAAAGAAGATAAAATTTAGTTTGAtatttacacaattttttatttgctttcaaGGAATGTTTATTTGGTTTATTAAATAAACCATCtgatcagatattttttttatgaaatgttcattcaaaagaaagaaaatccaGCTAGGTGGAATTTTTAGAGACACATGACTTGGATTATCATGTGGGTTAACATTATATGATGAGCAAAGGTTTATTGcattcatgtacatataactGAATATTGTAGCTGCACATTCTATGATGGGCAAATGTTTTCCACTGGTCTGTCACGATCATGATAATGTATTCCAGTGGTGGCTGAGTGGCTACATTGTATATTGGATTATGTAGATGtacataaaaatatgatttatagcATACATGTGTTCATGATGTATGAGATTTGTAACATTCATGtatataattgataattttagatACAAATTGTACAGTGGTGAACcgtttataacatatatatatattgggttattgtacatgtttaagaTGTATGCTGGATTATTTAGGTAAGCATTCTCTGATGAACCACCATTTATAACATTGTAGGTACACATTCTATGATGGGCCCCCGTTTGCTACAGGCCTGCCTCATTATGGACACATTCTGGCTGGGACCATCAAGGACGTGGTGACACGCTGGGCCCACCAGACCGGATACCACGTGGAGAGGAGGTTCGGGTGGGACTGTCACGGTCTGCCTGTGGTAGGGATAGATTCATTTCATTAGGGATGAGTTTTCACTCATTGACAATATCTACAAAGTTAAaactataattataattatgataacaCATGGCAGTTTGTCTTCCCATACATATTGTAAATAGAATGAAATTTATTCATGTATCTCTTGTCATACTTTGTATGAAGACTACATtctttatggtaaattttaaactAAGCAAAATAGAGAATAGTGACAGATTTGAGGGTCAAGGTCAGAGTTATTTGttaaagttcaaggtcattcaTAAATATTGAACAAAGTTGATAATGAGCTTAtggataaaatgtatacaaCTGGATAACCTAGTTCATCTTTAAAAAAGGTGTATAGCTTTTGCCTTGCACTTCTTGTTTTCATCTCTCTTATTGGCTTTATCATGTTTAAGTAAATTGTGACTGGTTTATTTCAGGAATATGAGATCGACAAAACACTGGGTATCAAAGGCCCCGAGGATGTGGAGAAGATGGGGATAGCCGCTTACAACGCAGAGTGTAGGAAGATTGTGATGAGATACTCCACAGAGTGGGAGGTGAGTGGAAGAGCTTTTGATTGTATGTTGTCCAATGAAAAttgatatgatacatgtaccaccATGTTATTCAAGTGCTTGTATTGAGACCTTTTATGAATTCCATAAAATTAACAGAAGACTTTTATTATATTGACAAAGAATATTATGTTTAGGAAATAATTGGTGtgaaaatatcagtaaaaatttaataacatgtaGTCTTCATCAGGATCAGTTGATATGTGTCTAATTTTATCAAACTGAGAGTTTGTCTTAGactatcattacatgtatttcattgtgttttatcatgtttatatcaTGTTATTGTATCATGATACCTTCTTGTTTATATTATGCACCTGTATCATAATACTTTCATATTCATATCATAATCCTGCACCATGATCATGACTGTTGACTGTTGCAGGAAATAGTAACCCGACTTGGTCGTTGGATAGACTTTGAGAACGACTACAAGACCATGTACCCCACCTTCATGGAGAGCATCTGGTGGGTGTTCAAGGAGCTCTACAACCGGGGACTAGTTTACAAAGGGTCAAAGGTCA
This genomic interval carries:
- the LOC105320308 gene encoding protein kish-B, with amino-acid sequence MTNAYSFEGIIVFSLLVICTCAYMRRVPRLKQWFLSEKKGFFGVFYKASVIGTRLHMPVALTCILMAFYLLFLR